One window from the genome of Acinetobacter lanii encodes:
- the ahpF gene encoding alkyl hydroperoxide reductase subunit F: MLDQNTSAQLKTLLERLESPIEIVATLNGSDKSDKIKELVTEVAALSPQVTARFDGSNKRAPSFGIAKVGDQPRVNFAGLPMGHEFTSLILALLQVSGYAPKVSDEVLAQIKGLNLTSDFDVFVSLSCHNCPDVVQALNLIAIYNPGTTATMIDGAFFQDEVEERKIMAVPMLFQNGEHIGQGRMTLEEIIAKLDIGSAAKDAEKLNAKEAFDVLVIGGGPAGNTSAIYAARKGIKTGIVAERFGGQVMDTMDIENYTSIQKTQGPKFAAEMEAHVREYGVDIMNLQKVSSIKGADQTTNGLVEVTLENGAKLESKTVILSTGARWREMNVPGEKEYKTRGVAYCPHCDGPLFKGKRVAVIGGGNSGVEAAIDLAGIVEHVTLVEFDTKLRADQVLQDKLNSLPNTTVIMNALSTEVVGDGSQVTALKYKDRATDVEHTVELAGIFVQIGLLPNTDFLKDSPVELSNRGEIVINERNETNVKGVFAAGDCTTVPYKQIIIATGEGAKASLSAFDYIIRSGQ, translated from the coding sequence ATGTTAGATCAAAATACTTCAGCGCAATTAAAAACACTTCTTGAACGTTTAGAAAGCCCGATTGAAATCGTGGCAACTTTAAATGGTTCTGATAAATCAGACAAAATTAAAGAATTAGTGACTGAAGTGGCAGCATTATCTCCACAAGTGACTGCTCGCTTCGACGGTTCAAATAAACGTGCACCAAGCTTTGGGATTGCAAAAGTCGGTGATCAACCCCGTGTAAACTTTGCCGGTTTACCAATGGGGCATGAGTTCACTTCATTGATCTTGGCATTGCTACAAGTTTCGGGTTATGCACCTAAAGTCTCTGATGAAGTTTTAGCGCAAATCAAAGGCTTAAACTTAACATCTGACTTTGATGTATTCGTATCACTTAGCTGCCATAACTGCCCTGACGTGGTTCAAGCCTTAAACTTGATCGCAATTTATAACCCAGGCACAACAGCAACCATGATTGATGGCGCATTCTTCCAAGACGAAGTTGAAGAACGTAAAATCATGGCTGTTCCAATGTTGTTCCAAAACGGTGAACACATCGGTCAAGGTCGTATGACATTGGAAGAAATCATTGCCAAATTGGATATAGGCTCTGCTGCGAAAGACGCTGAAAAACTCAATGCCAAAGAAGCCTTTGATGTGCTTGTGATTGGTGGTGGTCCTGCGGGGAATACCTCTGCGATCTATGCTGCTCGTAAAGGCATTAAAACGGGTATCGTGGCTGAACGCTTTGGTGGTCAGGTGATGGATACCATGGATATCGAAAACTATACCTCGATCCAAAAAACGCAAGGTCCTAAGTTTGCAGCAGAAATGGAAGCCCATGTCCGTGAGTATGGTGTCGACATCATGAATCTGCAAAAAGTATCGAGCATCAAAGGTGCGGATCAAACTACAAATGGTTTGGTTGAAGTAACGTTAGAAAACGGTGCAAAACTTGAATCGAAAACCGTGATCCTGTCTACAGGCGCACGTTGGAGAGAAATGAATGTACCAGGTGAGAAAGAATACAAAACTCGCGGTGTTGCATACTGCCCACACTGTGATGGTCCACTGTTCAAAGGTAAACGTGTTGCAGTGATTGGTGGCGGTAACTCAGGTGTAGAAGCAGCGATTGACCTTGCAGGTATTGTTGAGCATGTAACCTTAGTTGAGTTCGATACCAAACTCCGTGCTGACCAAGTGCTTCAAGACAAACTCAACAGCTTACCAAACACCACGGTGATCATGAATGCCTTGTCGACTGAAGTGGTGGGTGATGGTTCACAAGTGACTGCACTTAAATACAAAGACCGTGCGACTGATGTTGAACACACTGTTGAGCTTGCAGGGATCTTCGTACAAATTGGTTTATTGCCGAACACGGACTTCTTAAAAGACTCACCAGTTGAACTGTCAAACCGTGGTGAGATTGTGATTAACGAACGTAACGAAACCAATGTCAAAGGTGTATTTGCTGCCGGTGACTGTACTACAGTACCGTACAAACAAATCATCATTGCCACTGGTGAAGGCGCAAAAGCATCACTATCAGCCTTTGATTACATCATTCGTTCAGGTCAATAA
- a CDS encoding DUF1653 domain-containing protein, translated as MGLKKGIYKHYKGQLYQVFSVATHSETEEKLVVYQCLYGDYSTWVRPLSMFKETVHIEGKDLPRFELIQETF; from the coding sequence ATCGGGTTGAAAAAAGGTATTTATAAGCATTACAAAGGTCAACTTTACCAAGTCTTTAGCGTTGCAACGCACAGTGAAACTGAAGAAAAATTAGTGGTGTATCAATGTTTATATGGAGACTACTCGACTTGGGTTCGACCACTGAGCATGTTTAAAGAAACTGTTCACATTGAGGGTAAAGATCTGCCACGTTTTGAATTGATCCAAGAAACTTTTTAA
- a CDS encoding O-methyltransferase, whose protein sequence is MRMDAMQLKRLEQLYQDFVAHDAEQHDRIARYRNIEPESAQYLSMLVSIQQSKTILEIGTSTGYSTLWLADAVQKTQGHLTTLEIDAVRSQQAQQYIEEFGLSESVDFWVGDAKAFLVSNHEQYDLILLDAERDAYVEYWVYLQNMLATDHGVLVVDNVISHAHEVEKFMAKVKNDHRFTSMIIPLGAGLLLIKRI, encoded by the coding sequence ATGCGCATGGATGCAATGCAACTCAAACGCTTAGAACAGCTTTACCAAGATTTTGTAGCGCACGATGCTGAACAACATGATCGTATTGCGCGTTATCGCAATATTGAACCAGAATCAGCACAATATTTATCGATGCTGGTGTCCATACAGCAATCAAAGACTATTTTGGAGATTGGCACTTCAACAGGCTATTCAACACTTTGGTTAGCAGATGCTGTGCAAAAAACGCAAGGGCATTTAACCACTTTAGAAATAGATGCTGTGCGTTCACAGCAGGCACAGCAATACATAGAAGAATTTGGTTTGAGTGAATCTGTGGATTTTTGGGTAGGGGATGCAAAAGCCTTTTTAGTATCGAATCATGAGCAATATGATTTAATTTTGTTGGATGCTGAGCGCGATGCATATGTGGAATATTGGGTATATTTACAAAATATGCTTGCAACAGATCATGGTGTTTTAGTGGTGGATAATGTTATTTCGCATGCGCATGAAGTAGAAAAGTTTATGGCTAAAGTTAAAAATGATCACCGATTTACATCAATGATCATTCCATTGGGGGCAGGATTATTGCTCATAAAGCGGATTTAA